Proteins co-encoded in one Candidatus Krumholzibacteriota bacterium genomic window:
- the gcvPB gene encoding aminomethyl-transferring glycine dehydrogenase subunit GcvPB yields the protein MTKTIFEIGLNGRSGDYVPASDVPAEGLDLPIERTGPIGLPSVGEQDLVRHYVELAAKNYHIDKGMYPLGSCTMKYNPLMNEEVAGLEGFTGLHPAQDAGDVQGALRLMHELERDLCEITGMSAFTLQPVAGAHGELTGMMIARDWFRDRGETDRRTVIVPDSAHGTNPASVVSCGFVPKVLASDERGMVEPAALRGAVGDDTAVLMLTLPNTLGIFERDIAAIVGIVHDAGGLVYMDGANMNALLGIVQPGAIGIDIMHLNLHKTFSTPHGGGGPGSGPVGVRGHLADFLPVPRVVEEKGRFRLSGESSKTIGCVHRWNGNFNVLVKAWAYIRRLGGRGLREASENAIINANYLMKLVSRHYRVTYPGPCMHEFVASGAGLKPHGVKTLDVAKRLLDYGLHAPTVYFPLIVEEALMIEPVETEKREALDGFAAAMEAIAREAAENPDLLHDAPVTTPVRRLDEAGAARNPDLCWSGECAGD from the coding sequence ATGACGAAGACGATCTTCGAGATCGGCCTGAACGGCCGGAGCGGCGACTACGTCCCGGCGAGCGACGTGCCCGCGGAAGGACTCGACCTGCCGATCGAGCGTACCGGCCCGATCGGCCTGCCGTCGGTGGGCGAGCAGGACCTGGTCCGGCACTACGTCGAGCTGGCGGCGAAGAACTATCACATCGACAAGGGGATGTATCCGCTCGGTTCCTGCACGATGAAATACAATCCCCTGATGAACGAGGAGGTGGCGGGGCTCGAGGGCTTCACCGGGCTTCATCCGGCGCAGGACGCCGGCGACGTCCAGGGGGCGCTTCGTCTCATGCACGAGCTCGAGCGCGACCTCTGCGAGATCACCGGCATGAGCGCCTTCACGCTCCAGCCGGTCGCGGGCGCGCACGGCGAGCTCACCGGCATGATGATCGCGCGCGACTGGTTCCGCGACCGCGGCGAGACCGACCGGCGGACGGTGATCGTCCCCGATTCGGCGCACGGGACCAACCCGGCGAGCGTCGTCTCCTGCGGATTCGTCCCGAAGGTGCTCGCCTCCGACGAGCGCGGGATGGTGGAGCCGGCGGCCCTTCGCGGGGCGGTCGGCGACGACACGGCGGTTCTCATGCTCACCTTGCCGAACACCCTCGGCATCTTCGAGCGGGACATCGCCGCGATCGTCGGGATCGTCCACGACGCGGGCGGGCTCGTCTACATGGACGGGGCGAACATGAACGCCCTCCTCGGCATCGTTCAACCCGGCGCGATCGGGATCGACATCATGCATCTCAACCTCCACAAGACCTTCTCGACGCCGCACGGCGGGGGCGGTCCCGGATCGGGGCCGGTCGGGGTGCGCGGGCACCTGGCCGATTTCCTCCCCGTTCCGCGCGTCGTGGAGGAGAAGGGACGCTTCCGGCTCTCCGGCGAGTCGAGCAAGACGATCGGGTGCGTCCACCGCTGGAACGGCAATTTCAACGTTCTCGTCAAGGCCTGGGCCTACATCCGCCGCCTCGGCGGGCGGGGGCTGCGGGAAGCGTCGGAGAACGCGATCATCAACGCGAACTACCTGATGAAGCTCGTCTCAAGGCACTACCGGGTCACGTACCCCGGGCCCTGCATGCACGAGTTCGTCGCATCGGGCGCCGGCCTGAAGCCGCACGGCGTGAAGACGCTCGACGTGGCCAAGCGGCTGCTCGACTACGGCCTGCACGCGCCGACCGTCTACTTCCCGTTGATCGTCGAGGAGGCCCTGATGATCGAGCCGGTCGAGACGGAGAAGAGGGAGGCGCTCGACGGATTCGCCGCCGCGATGGAAGCGATCGCGCGCGAGGCGGCGGAAAATCCCGACCTGCTGCACGACGCCCCGGTG